One Paracoccus liaowanqingii DNA window includes the following coding sequences:
- a CDS encoding sulfatase-like hydrolase/transferase translates to MPNILFIAADDLAHVDRLLSLLIPGFDLPNLRRLAETGTDFNRAYCVVSVCEPARTAVMTGLSPADTKSFDLSLGWESLVHPRNTWLYQLRKAGFYTGTTGKVFHGYRPQPPGVYRELYDSPPFNVGPFTPAKPIENRGGMCGGVYAEDAPWYDASRANDTIHALTHVLPTDRPWYWECGFHHPHLPWTTPARIHDLVALDDVIMPSDWKGGFDTMPFVNEFITSGTLNYSSSDPAEWTDEQVLYVRKTIRNYAAGCLWMDEQLGRVLDALDASPHADNTVVTFYSDHGYHLSDHGRWHKFTLYEQCALAPMLIRVPGQTPRKVTQPVSHVDLGATILDLCGLPVPDSFMGQSLKLWIDGATPAPRAIPTFWYGSVSIAKHDKRVTVYQDGTGEMFDLDADPWTVRNIAAKDPDYAALREECILAARAWGMLIVEEAIDTSRPSNIQSFLGTEVTDRRFATSFVALGDLHSKGRSPNHQRMYSNSHHGRTEVRMPPHIEDFQLLGMHSAAIKIVGNALDNKIIMSDVYYKKIELDLGDGNDENVSPGRTQIVAYGGRGNDILRAGTWGNNRLYGEQGNDTLIGNSGNDLLDGGAGDDSLIGGAGNDTLISGSGFDTLIGGEGDDLLINDAGGSDMHGGAGADIFRIYRTGVISYVRDLTEIDTLDLSDWGALGTALVRQVGDDVEVTAGVEKVICNDTSVANVRARTIGILTVE, encoded by the coding sequence ATGCCCAACATCCTGTTTATCGCGGCCGACGATCTGGCGCATGTGGACCGTCTTCTGTCCCTGCTGATCCCGGGGTTCGACCTGCCGAACCTGCGCCGGCTTGCCGAGACAGGGACGGATTTCAATCGCGCCTATTGCGTCGTCTCGGTCTGCGAGCCGGCCAGAACGGCGGTCATGACGGGCCTGTCCCCCGCCGATACGAAGTCGTTCGACCTTTCGCTTGGATGGGAAAGCCTCGTTCACCCCAGAAACACCTGGCTCTATCAGTTGCGCAAGGCCGGGTTCTACACCGGCACCACCGGGAAGGTCTTTCACGGCTACCGCCCGCAGCCGCCGGGCGTCTACCGAGAGTTGTACGACTCGCCACCCTTCAATGTTGGACCGTTCACCCCCGCCAAACCGATCGAAAATCGGGGCGGAATGTGCGGCGGGGTCTACGCCGAGGACGCGCCCTGGTACGACGCAAGCCGGGCGAACGACACGATCCATGCCCTCACCCATGTCCTTCCGACGGATCGGCCCTGGTATTGGGAATGCGGGTTTCACCACCCGCACCTTCCCTGGACGACCCCCGCCCGGATTCACGATCTCGTCGCCCTCGACGATGTGATCATGCCGTCAGACTGGAAGGGCGGGTTCGATACCATGCCCTTCGTCAACGAGTTCATCACCTCGGGCACCCTGAATTACTCGTCGTCCGATCCGGCCGAGTGGACCGACGAACAGGTCCTGTATGTGCGCAAGACGATCCGGAACTATGCGGCCGGCTGCCTGTGGATGGATGAACAGCTTGGGCGCGTTCTGGATGCATTGGACGCCTCTCCCCACGCGGACAACACCGTCGTGACGTTCTACAGCGATCACGGCTATCACCTGTCCGACCACGGGAGATGGCACAAGTTCACGCTGTACGAGCAATGCGCGCTGGCGCCGATGCTGATTAGGGTGCCCGGGCAGACGCCCCGGAAGGTGACGCAGCCGGTCAGCCATGTCGATCTGGGCGCCACCATCCTGGACCTGTGCGGTCTGCCGGTGCCCGACAGCTTCATGGGGCAGAGCCTCAAGCTGTGGATCGACGGCGCGACGCCCGCGCCCCGGGCCATTCCGACCTTTTGGTACGGCTCGGTCAGCATCGCCAAGCACGACAAGCGGGTCACCGTCTATCAGGACGGCACGGGCGAGATGTTCGATCTGGATGCCGACCCCTGGACTGTCAGGAACATCGCCGCGAAGGATCCCGACTATGCGGCCCTGCGCGAGGAGTGCATCCTGGCCGCGCGCGCATGGGGCATGCTGATCGTGGAAGAGGCGATCGACACCTCGCGGCCCAGCAACATTCAGTCCTTCCTGGGGACCGAGGTCACGGATCGTCGCTTTGCCACCAGTTTCGTGGCCCTGGGCGATCTGCACAGCAAGGGGCGCTCACCGAACCATCAGCGGATGTATTCGAATTCGCATCACGGTCGGACCGAGGTGCGCATGCCGCCGCATATCGAGGACTTCCAGCTCCTCGGGATGCACAGCGCGGCGATCAAGATCGTCGGCAATGCATTGGACAACAAGATCATCATGTCCGACGTGTACTACAAGAAAATCGAGCTGGATCTGGGCGACGGCAATGACGAGAACGTCTCTCCGGGGCGGACGCAGATCGTGGCTTATGGGGGCCGCGGGAACGACATCCTGCGGGCCGGCACCTGGGGCAATAACCGGCTTTACGGCGAACAGGGCAACGACACCCTGATCGGCAACAGCGGCAACGACCTGCTTGACGGCGGTGCGGGGGATGACAGCCTCATCGGCGGCGCAGGGAACGATACGCTGATTTCGGGCTCCGGCTTCGACACGCTGATCGGCGGAGAGGGCGACGACCTGCTGATCAACGATGCGGGCGGCTCCGACATGCATGGCGGCGCTGGCGCCGACATCTTCCGCATCTATCGCACGGGCGTGATCAGCTATGTCCGTGACCTGACCGAGATCGACACGCTCGACCTTTCGGATTGGGGCGCTCTGGGAACGGCGCTTGTCCGGCAGGTCGGCGACGATGTCGAGGTGACAGCAGGGGTGGAAAAGGTCATTTGCAACGACACCAGCGTCGCGAATGTGCGGGCCCGGACGATCGGAATTCTGACTGTCGAGTGA